One part of the Tunicatimonas pelagia genome encodes these proteins:
- the ypfJ gene encoding KPN_02809 family neutral zinc metallopeptidase, with protein MRWQGRRQSTNVEDRRGSRGAGKRVAIGGGLGTVILLVIALLFGGDFTDLLQVDAGGSMPTSQTTTSTSPEEDQLAEFVKVVLADTEDVWNKLFQQQGQHYQEPVLVLFTGQVQSACGFAQAATGPFYCPADNKVYIDLSFQQTLSQRLGAHGDFAMAYVIAHEVGHHIQNLLGISRQVQSQRGRISQAEYNRLSVKLELQADFLAGVWAHHADRMFDILEQGDIEEALRAANAIGDDRLQKQSQGYVVPDAFTHGTSEQRMRWFRRGYETGDLSQGDTFEAEVL; from the coding sequence ATGCGCTGGCAAGGCAGAAGACAAAGCACGAATGTTGAAGACCGACGAGGCAGTCGGGGAGCAGGAAAGAGAGTCGCCATCGGTGGTGGTCTGGGGACTGTTATTTTGTTAGTAATCGCTCTGCTCTTCGGCGGCGATTTTACTGATTTACTTCAGGTAGACGCGGGCGGAAGTATGCCCACCTCACAGACTACTACTTCTACCAGTCCGGAAGAAGATCAATTAGCTGAATTTGTAAAGGTGGTGCTAGCCGATACCGAAGATGTCTGGAACAAACTTTTTCAGCAGCAAGGACAGCATTATCAGGAACCTGTACTTGTGTTGTTTACCGGACAAGTGCAGTCTGCTTGCGGCTTTGCCCAAGCCGCAACTGGCCCATTTTATTGTCCAGCGGATAATAAAGTATACATCGATTTAAGTTTTCAGCAAACGCTAAGTCAGCGGCTAGGTGCCCACGGCGATTTTGCCATGGCTTACGTAATTGCTCACGAAGTGGGACATCACATTCAGAACCTGCTGGGTATTAGTCGTCAGGTACAATCGCAGCGAGGTCGGATTAGCCAAGCGGAGTATAATCGCTTGTCAGTGAAACTAGAGTTACAGGCTGATTTTCTGGCCGGAGTTTGGGCGCACCACGCCGACCGTATGTTTGATATTCTTGAGCAAGGCGATATTGAAGAAGCTCTCCGCGCAGCAAATGCGATTGGCGATGATCGCTTGCAAAAACAGTCCCAGGGCTACGTAGTACCCGATGCTTTCACCCACGGTACTTCCGAGCAACGGATGCGCTGGTTCCGCAGGGGCTACGAAACCGGTGACCTGTCGCAGGGCGATACTTTTGAGGCTGAGGTGTTGTGA
- a CDS encoding response regulator: MVLMIDDDNDTLEIYRLLVEKTPYVDQFVTENDPNKALQWLKEQASHPDSFPRYILLDLNMPDLNGIEFLRIFEKEINYRQLNTKIVVLTSSVREKDQREALERASVSEFISKPLSRKKLMDFLSAEP, encoded by the coding sequence ATGGTACTGATGATCGATGATGATAATGATACGCTGGAGATCTATCGGTTATTGGTCGAGAAAACGCCTTACGTAGATCAGTTTGTTACAGAAAATGACCCAAACAAAGCGTTACAGTGGTTAAAAGAGCAAGCTTCTCATCCTGACTCATTTCCTCGGTACATTTTGCTGGATCTTAACATGCCTGATCTGAACGGCATTGAGTTTCTGAGAATTTTTGAAAAAGAGATTAACTACCGTCAACTAAACACAAAAATTGTTGTACTTACCAGTTCGGTGCGAGAAAAAGACCAACGCGAAGCCTTGGAGCGGGCGAGTGTTAGTGAATTTATCAGCAAACCGCTGTCAAGAAAGAAATTAATGGACTTTCTATCGGCTGAGCCGTAG
- a CDS encoding TrpB-like pyridoxal phosphate-dependent enzyme: protein MTKQRKISLSEAEMPESWYNIVADMPNKPLPPLHPQTQEPIGPDALAPLFPMGLMQQEVTPEKWVAIPDEVRHLYSLWRPTPLYRAYGLEKVLDTPAKIYYKYEGTSPSGSHKPNTAIAQAYYNKQEGVKRITTETGAGQWGSALSFACQHFGIECEVYMVKISYHQKPYRKLMMNTWGASVIASPSNKTQAGQKVLANDPDSPGSLGTAISEAVERAATDEHTKYALGSVLNHVLMHQTIIGQEAVLQMEKAGDLPDVVVAPFGGGSNFAGIAFPFLRYNLEEGKNIRCIASEPASCPKLTKGIFRYDFGDTIGMTPLLPMYTLGHNFVPAPIHAGGLRYHGAGVVVSQLLKDQLIEARSHQQLECFEAGIQFARAEGIIPAPEANHAIATVIAEAEQAKREGKSKIILFNLCGHGNFDMSAYEAYLSGKLTEHELTDQEIQQAISGIDTPEIA, encoded by the coding sequence ATGACCAAGCAAAGAAAAATCTCTCTATCGGAAGCAGAAATGCCAGAAAGCTGGTACAATATTGTGGCCGATATGCCGAACAAACCGCTGCCTCCACTACATCCTCAGACCCAAGAACCCATTGGCCCGGATGCCTTAGCTCCCCTATTTCCGATGGGGTTAATGCAGCAAGAAGTTACTCCCGAAAAATGGGTAGCCATTCCCGATGAGGTGCGGCATCTGTATTCTTTGTGGCGACCTACTCCTCTTTACCGAGCTTACGGTTTAGAAAAAGTACTAGATACTCCCGCTAAAATTTACTACAAGTACGAAGGAACTAGCCCATCAGGTTCGCATAAGCCAAATACGGCTATTGCCCAAGCGTACTACAATAAGCAGGAAGGGGTAAAGCGTATTACCACTGAAACCGGAGCTGGCCAATGGGGCAGTGCACTTAGCTTTGCCTGTCAACACTTTGGTATTGAGTGCGAAGTGTATATGGTGAAAATAAGTTATCACCAAAAGCCCTATCGCAAGTTGATGATGAATACCTGGGGAGCTAGTGTCATTGCTTCGCCTAGCAATAAAACCCAGGCCGGGCAAAAAGTATTAGCCAATGATCCCGACTCACCAGGTAGCTTAGGTACTGCTATTTCGGAAGCGGTAGAACGCGCCGCTACCGATGAGCATACCAAGTATGCGCTGGGTAGTGTGCTGAACCACGTACTAATGCACCAAACCATTATTGGTCAGGAAGCCGTTCTTCAGATGGAGAAAGCGGGAGATTTGCCCGATGTGGTAGTGGCACCATTTGGCGGCGGTTCTAACTTTGCTGGTATTGCGTTTCCGTTTTTGCGCTATAACCTAGAAGAAGGCAAAAATATCCGCTGTATCGCCAGCGAACCTGCTTCTTGCCCTAAATTAACGAAAGGAATTTTCCGCTACGACTTCGGCGATACCATCGGGATGACTCCGCTCCTACCGATGTATACGCTGGGCCATAATTTTGTACCTGCTCCTATTCACGCGGGTGGTTTGCGCTACCACGGTGCGGGAGTGGTGGTTAGCCAACTACTGAAAGATCAGTTGATTGAAGCGCGATCGCATCAGCAGTTAGAGTGCTTTGAGGCAGGAATTCAGTTCGCTCGAGCCGAAGGCATTATTCCCGCCCCAGAAGCCAATCATGCTATTGCTACCGTTATTGCCGAAGCTGAGCAAGCAAAGAGGGAAGGTAAGTCTAAAATCATATTGTTCAACCTTTGCGGCCACGGTAATTTTGATATGTCTGCCTATGAAGCTTATTTATCGGGCAAATTAACGGAACACGAGCTTACCGATCAGGAAATTCAGCAGGCTATTTCAGGGATTGACACTCCCGAGATTGCTTAA
- a CDS encoding MarR family winged helix-turn-helix transcriptional regulator, whose product MEDESLDEIYYFLMERLMRKAREVTKLRFAEFGNPVTVDQWIIIKKIAEKEGISQREVSDETFKEPAAITRSLDILDKKALIERRAVKGDRRKYQLYLTSGGKKLYQQLLPAVIDIRQTGLRDLSENDRTMLKEFLRKIYHNLETY is encoded by the coding sequence ATGGAGGATGAATCTCTCGATGAAATCTACTATTTTCTAATGGAGCGATTAATGCGTAAAGCCCGCGAGGTCACTAAGCTTCGGTTTGCCGAATTTGGTAATCCAGTTACGGTGGATCAGTGGATCATTATCAAGAAAATTGCCGAAAAAGAAGGTATTAGTCAACGGGAAGTTTCTGATGAAACTTTTAAAGAACCAGCCGCAATCACTCGTTCATTAGATATTTTGGATAAGAAGGCACTGATTGAAAGAAGAGCGGTAAAAGGCGACCGCCGTAAATACCAGTTGTACCTTACTTCTGGAGGGAAAAAGCTTTACCAGCAACTTCTCCCTGCGGTTATTGACATCCGCCAGACTGGATTACGAGATCTGAGCGAAAATGATAGAACAATGCTAAAAGAATTTCTTCGAAAAATTTATCACAATCTAGAAACTTATTAA
- a CDS encoding nuclear transport factor 2 family protein, with amino-acid sequence MNLLIALALGLLSTTERLSLITSSDQEAVEECVTRFVKGADQQDLEKIDAALHNHFRVMLHSDDSEVQLIDKNAYLTLIKEEKIGGTPRTFSIEQIDVYGAKTAKIKAKLSSGEMNFYSYYSLIKVNGNWKIVQDLVHITTSN; translated from the coding sequence ATGAATTTACTAATTGCACTAGCACTTGGATTATTAAGCACAACAGAACGCCTCTCACTAATAACTTCCTCCGACCAGGAAGCAGTAGAAGAATGCGTAACCCGATTTGTAAAAGGGGCCGATCAGCAAGATTTGGAAAAGATAGACGCAGCCCTACACAATCACTTTCGGGTAATGCTCCACTCTGACGACAGTGAGGTCCAACTGATTGATAAAAACGCGTATCTAACCCTTATTAAAGAAGAGAAGATTGGTGGTACGCCACGTACATTTAGCATTGAACAAATAGATGTGTACGGCGCAAAGACGGCTAAGATTAAAGCGAAACTTAGCAGTGGAGAAATGAATTTTTACAGCTACTACTCGCTAATTAAAGTGAATGGTAACTGGAAAATAGTTCAAGATTTAGTCCATATAACCACCTCTAACTAG
- a CDS encoding DOMON domain-containing protein, translating to MLSLLFFLQGLLGWSVNPELAATNNPVTVSNITFQYRLHADSLEIQVSAPTHGWVAVGFHNDAKLIGNDLLMFSVIDGMVVYQEYIRNWNDHPEDTALGGENSIDVIGYLEDETSTTVKFKIPINSGDSFDTIHQPNRDFYLLLAYSVEDDFNHHSMVRKQIPYRFIP from the coding sequence ATGCTCTCATTACTCTTCTTCCTTCAGGGTTTACTTGGTTGGTCAGTCAACCCAGAATTAGCAGCCACTAATAATCCGGTTACAGTAAGCAACATTACTTTTCAGTACCGTTTGCACGCCGACTCGCTGGAAATACAAGTAAGTGCCCCTACTCACGGTTGGGTAGCAGTAGGCTTTCACAATGATGCGAAACTAATTGGCAATGATTTATTGATGTTTTCAGTCATAGATGGAATGGTAGTCTACCAAGAATACATACGCAATTGGAACGATCACCCGGAAGACACAGCCCTCGGGGGAGAAAATAGCATTGATGTTATCGGTTATCTAGAAGATGAGACAAGCACCACGGTAAAATTTAAAATCCCGATTAATTCTGGCGATTCGTTTGATACAATTCACCAACCTAATCGGGATTTTTATCTATTACTAGCCTACTCCGTAGAAGATGACTTCAATCATCATTCTATGGTGCGAAAGCAGATTCCCTATCGATTTATTCCCTAA
- a CDS encoding polysaccharide deacetylase family protein — MTYFSQAICIVGSFVLLAFSSSAQSIQLIVRSDDMGFTHAANEAIIKTYKNGITTSVEVMVPTPWFSEAVKMLQEYPDLDVGVHLTLTSEWENIKWKPLTLAPSLTDDYGYFYPMIWPNDNYGEDQALHAQDWKLEEIEQEFRAQIELAKREIPQLTHVTGHMGCTNMDEQVEVLVRKLTEEYGLAIFPEDLEVKPARYQGSKETTEEKISSFIAMLESLTSGTYMFVDHPAYNTPEVQAVYHTGYTNVAADRQGVTDLLTNSEVKKTIDRLGIELIDYADLKK; from the coding sequence ATGACCTATTTCTCTCAAGCCATTTGTATAGTAGGGAGCTTTGTATTGCTTGCTTTTTCTAGCTCTGCCCAGTCAATCCAACTTATCGTTCGTAGCGACGATATGGGCTTTACCCATGCGGCTAATGAGGCGATTATCAAAACCTACAAGAATGGTATTACTACCTCAGTAGAAGTGATGGTGCCTACGCCCTGGTTTTCCGAGGCGGTAAAAATGCTCCAAGAATACCCTGACCTGGATGTAGGAGTTCATTTAACCCTTACCAGCGAGTGGGAAAATATCAAGTGGAAACCTCTGACTTTGGCACCAAGCCTGACGGATGACTATGGTTACTTTTATCCGATGATTTGGCCGAATGATAATTACGGGGAAGATCAGGCACTTCACGCCCAAGATTGGAAACTGGAAGAAATTGAACAGGAATTCCGAGCTCAAATTGAACTAGCTAAACGAGAAATTCCCCAGCTTACCCACGTAACCGGGCATATGGGTTGCACCAACATGGACGAACAGGTAGAGGTATTAGTTAGGAAACTAACGGAAGAGTACGGATTAGCTATCTTCCCCGAAGATTTGGAGGTGAAACCGGCTCGCTATCAGGGATCAAAAGAAACGACCGAAGAAAAAATTAGCAGCTTTATTGCAATGCTGGAAAGCTTAACATCGGGCACATATATGTTTGTAGATCATCCGGCCTACAATACCCCCGAAGTACAAGCTGTATATCACACCGGTTACACTAATGTAGCTGCTGATCGTCAGGGGGTTACTGACCTGCTAACTAACAGCGAAGTAAAGAAAACGATTGATCGTCTTGGCATTGAACTTATTGATTACGCTGACCTCAAGAAGTAG
- a CDS encoding RagB/SusD family nutrient uptake outer membrane protein: MRMYIKSIPIGLACMLAFATCNDQLDLSPIGELNSENFYNNEEDFEAASLAPYSTILNLYYDQNGGGWFQPIMYPDDDVRNALGNNDIEEFNWLSTNGNFRNVWDESYKGVMRANVVIDQLGNANGFSDESNKARFEGEARFIRAYFYFILARNFGEVPVIDKVLTTIEDTRVGNSQVREAWDLIEADLAFAAENLPESWNDDNTGRATRYAASALLGKAQIYRAQWLGETGKYQDAATNLQAVVNGGQYSLMDDYGDNFSEDAENNAESIFEIQMTRGDFNPWLPADHVSNEGAAGTGRKIFTAAGCNQGECAPGGNQFGYGRVHITSSLRNEFEPNDPRIFHTFYQEGDQYADTVFRATWSVTGSTPAKYVRPFAAEGFPPNISTNNERVIRYSDVLLLLAEAELLGNGNVARAAELINQVRERARNNYEIVYEGTAPADLLPDRPASASADQMHEWLRHERRVELALEVHRYDDLVRWHRAGIINIPTDVDFGNALANQNWGERNLLKPIPQRELDNNANLSQNDGY; this comes from the coding sequence ATGAGAATGTATATAAAGTCTATTCCGATTGGCTTAGCTTGTATGTTAGCCTTCGCTACCTGTAACGATCAGCTAGATCTATCACCCATTGGTGAACTCAACTCCGAAAATTTCTATAATAACGAAGAAGATTTCGAGGCTGCATCCTTAGCTCCTTATTCTACCATCTTAAACCTGTACTACGACCAGAATGGGGGAGGATGGTTCCAGCCGATTATGTACCCCGACGACGATGTTCGTAATGCGCTAGGTAACAATGATATAGAGGAGTTTAACTGGCTTTCCACCAATGGCAACTTCCGTAATGTGTGGGATGAGAGTTATAAAGGGGTGATGCGTGCTAATGTGGTAATCGATCAGTTGGGAAATGCTAATGGCTTTTCTGATGAATCCAACAAAGCACGCTTCGAGGGAGAAGCTAGGTTTATCCGAGCCTATTTCTATTTTATTCTAGCTCGTAATTTTGGTGAGGTTCCGGTAATTGATAAAGTGCTTACTACCATAGAAGATACCCGAGTAGGAAACTCCCAGGTGAGGGAAGCGTGGGATCTCATAGAGGCTGACTTGGCTTTCGCCGCCGAGAACCTGCCCGAAAGCTGGAACGATGATAACACCGGGCGAGCCACTCGCTACGCTGCTTCGGCTTTGCTGGGAAAAGCCCAAATTTACCGCGCCCAGTGGCTAGGTGAAACCGGTAAGTATCAGGATGCGGCTACGAACTTACAAGCCGTAGTAAATGGCGGACAATATAGCTTAATGGATGACTACGGCGACAACTTTAGTGAGGATGCTGAAAATAACGCTGAATCCATTTTTGAAATACAGATGACCCGGGGCGACTTTAACCCTTGGCTACCAGCCGACCATGTATCTAATGAAGGGGCTGCCGGAACGGGTCGGAAAATCTTTACGGCGGCGGGTTGTAATCAAGGAGAGTGTGCACCGGGGGGTAACCAGTTTGGGTACGGTAGAGTACACATTACTAGCTCGTTACGGAATGAGTTCGAGCCGAATGATCCCCGTATCTTTCATACTTTTTATCAGGAAGGTGATCAGTATGCTGATACAGTATTCCGGGCTACTTGGTCAGTAACCGGATCTACTCCCGCTAAATATGTTCGTCCGTTTGCTGCTGAAGGGTTTCCGCCTAATATTTCCACCAATAACGAGCGGGTTATTCGCTACTCTGATGTACTGCTTTTACTTGCCGAAGCGGAATTGTTGGGCAATGGTAACGTAGCCCGGGCGGCTGAACTGATTAACCAAGTACGGGAGCGGGCCCGCAACAACTACGAAATTGTCTACGAAGGAACCGCCCCAGCCGATTTGCTTCCCGACCGTCCGGCTTCGGCCAGTGCCGATCAAATGCACGAGTGGCTACGCCATGAGCGCCGAGTAGAATTGGCACTGGAAGTACACCGCTACGATGATTTAGTGCGCTGGCACCGAGCCGGAATTATCAATATTCCTACCGACGTAGATTTTGGTAATGCGTTAGCTAATCAGAATTGGGGCGAACGTAACTTACTCAAACCCATTCCCCAACGGGAACTTGATAATAACGCTAATCTAAGCCAAAACGATGGTTATTAG
- a CDS encoding SusC/RagA family TonB-linked outer membrane protein gives MIRIVSQPRPTLMLIATWLLLQSPLLAQKVALNHNSLSVSNYYSQGEKQQALKVVLKEHEERYQVRFNYAAKLISNKYVRYQKDQSATLDESLTKLLAPLGLKYEKLSKELVFITEDKPYDLQKLDRRKVSEQEGSTSPTKNMLQIQTSINQAVAPIALDRPITGRVTDLADNSPIPGVNIVVKGTSTGTITDAEGNYNLSISDDARILVFSSIGYETKEVTIGGQSVINLALSPSIEQLSEIVVIGYGEKSRKLLTESIGTVDAEEIQKVPVASADQALQGRVSGVQITNTSGTPGAGVAVRIRGIGTVGNTQPLFVIDGVPVGSNSSDPTTNPLSTINPNDIESISVLKDASAAAVYGVRAANGVVLITTKRGKLGKPTISFDGYYGVQQLPELYNMNNTAAQIALIEDAQNNYNVQNGFAAGGENFLELHPDLLPGSRYRDINSPWVDNVTNNNAPIQNYNLSVSGANDNLNYYVSAGYFGQESVVNKWDLERFSFRANGDYRINDRVKFGQTFTVSHQNIFHGVNSAGDGFLLANAAQMPPFYEIFDTDNSVTGNRYGYEGNLDVAGGTIGNQNGLNEIRDYYKRDTRLLGGVFAEVMLIPGLTFKSQASVDLILARDDQWNPGHTAQEMGLERAQERRDSRSENVSQIFTNTLTYENTFGDHSINVLAGIEYQKISSTSLSGRAENFLSADPDFYQIVANGQDAIDLGGGASENSFVGYIGRLSYDFRNKYLFTATVRRDGTSRFSPEDNRRWGTFPSFSAAWRVGEEDFFTVPFISDLKIRGSWGQLGNDATTSFPHIFRISANPDYGLGGNNTLQAPAPINFVNESIIWETVETLDAGIDVSFFNDKLSLLATYYQRTTKDFLINLPLPRISGFNNAPANVGEVRNTGIELELGYNTVFNNGFSLGVSGNLTTINNELVSITDGISEFTQGEGYRTAVGFPIGYFYGYKTDGLYQNDAEAANALEDVNSQGAQPGDIRFVDTNGPASEDAPEGQLFSGESDGVIDPNDRAYLGKTIPDFFYGLNINAGFRNFDLSILFQGVEGVQLYNQFRRDAESMTGGIRAEQATTQNRWTGPNTSNDMPRAVATDPNDNNRFSDRWIEDGDFLRLRNIQLGYTLPETVTDKINLRFYVTATNLLTITPYTGPDPEVFNARADNTGSQLEAGTDRGNIPQTRMFQLGVQARF, from the coding sequence ATGATTAGAATTGTATCCCAACCGAGACCAACATTGATGCTGATAGCTACTTGGCTATTGTTACAAAGCCCTTTGTTAGCACAAAAGGTGGCACTCAACCACAATTCTCTTAGCGTCTCCAACTACTACTCGCAAGGAGAAAAGCAGCAGGCACTGAAAGTAGTGCTTAAAGAACACGAAGAGAGGTACCAAGTTAGGTTTAATTACGCGGCCAAGCTTATTAGTAATAAGTATGTGCGTTATCAAAAGGATCAATCAGCTACGTTAGATGAGTCACTTACTAAACTGCTGGCTCCGCTAGGCTTAAAGTACGAAAAGCTCAGCAAAGAACTGGTCTTTATTACTGAAGATAAGCCTTATGATCTTCAGAAACTCGACAGGAGGAAGGTTAGCGAACAGGAAGGTTCTACCTCCCCCACTAAAAACATGCTTCAAATCCAAACAAGCATAAACCAAGCGGTAGCTCCAATCGCTCTGGATAGACCAATAACCGGGCGTGTTACTGATCTCGCGGATAATTCCCCCATTCCGGGAGTCAATATAGTAGTGAAAGGAACCAGCACTGGAACAATCACCGATGCCGAAGGTAATTATAACCTGTCAATATCTGACGATGCTCGAATATTAGTTTTTTCTTCTATCGGCTACGAAACCAAGGAGGTAACCATTGGCGGCCAAAGCGTCATCAATTTGGCCTTATCGCCTAGTATAGAACAGCTATCTGAGATTGTGGTGATTGGTTACGGTGAAAAAAGCCGAAAATTACTCACTGAATCAATCGGTACGGTAGACGCAGAAGAAATTCAGAAAGTGCCCGTAGCCTCGGCCGATCAAGCTTTGCAGGGGCGGGTATCGGGCGTGCAAATTACCAACACTAGCGGTACGCCCGGTGCTGGGGTTGCCGTGCGAATTCGTGGTATAGGTACCGTAGGTAATACCCAGCCGCTATTCGTAATCGACGGAGTTCCTGTAGGAAGCAACTCTAGTGATCCTACTACTAACCCGCTCTCAACCATTAACCCCAATGATATTGAAAGCATTTCGGTACTGAAGGATGCTTCAGCAGCGGCAGTATACGGAGTGAGAGCTGCTAACGGAGTTGTACTGATTACCACGAAGCGAGGCAAGCTTGGTAAACCTACCATCAGTTTTGATGGCTACTACGGTGTACAGCAGTTACCCGAACTCTACAACATGAACAACACTGCCGCGCAAATAGCCCTGATAGAAGACGCCCAGAATAATTACAATGTACAAAATGGGTTTGCGGCCGGAGGCGAAAACTTTTTGGAGCTGCACCCCGATTTGCTACCAGGTAGCCGCTACCGTGATATAAATTCCCCTTGGGTTGATAATGTCACGAACAACAACGCTCCCATCCAGAACTACAATCTATCGGTATCCGGAGCGAACGATAACCTCAACTACTATGTATCCGCGGGCTACTTTGGTCAAGAATCGGTAGTTAATAAGTGGGACTTAGAGCGCTTCTCATTCCGCGCCAACGGTGATTATCGGATAAACGACCGCGTCAAGTTCGGCCAGACATTTACCGTTTCTCATCAGAATATTTTTCATGGGGTGAATAGTGCTGGCGATGGTTTTCTACTGGCAAATGCCGCTCAGATGCCTCCCTTTTACGAAATATTTGATACTGATAATTCGGTAACTGGTAATCGCTACGGTTATGAGGGTAACCTGGATGTAGCTGGGGGCACCATTGGTAACCAGAATGGATTAAACGAAATCAGGGATTACTATAAACGCGACACCCGACTATTAGGCGGTGTCTTCGCTGAAGTTATGCTGATACCGGGCTTAACCTTCAAATCCCAGGCTTCCGTTGACCTTATATTGGCACGAGATGATCAGTGGAACCCAGGCCATACCGCCCAGGAAATGGGACTGGAGCGGGCTCAGGAAAGAAGGGATAGTCGCAGCGAAAACGTAAGTCAAATTTTTACCAACACCCTTACTTACGAGAATACGTTCGGTGACCACAGCATTAATGTTTTAGCGGGTATCGAGTATCAGAAAATTAGCAGCACATCGTTAAGCGGACGAGCCGAAAACTTCTTGAGTGCCGACCCCGACTTCTACCAAATTGTTGCTAACGGACAAGATGCTATCGACTTAGGAGGTGGGGCAAGTGAAAACTCGTTTGTTGGCTACATTGGCCGATTGAGCTACGATTTCCGCAACAAGTATTTGTTCACTGCTACGGTTCGTCGCGATGGTACTTCCCGCTTCTCCCCGGAAGATAACCGACGGTGGGGTACATTTCCTTCGTTTTCGGCTGCTTGGCGGGTAGGTGAAGAAGACTTTTTTACCGTGCCTTTTATTTCTGACCTTAAAATCCGGGGAAGCTGGGGGCAACTGGGTAATGATGCCACTACATCATTCCCGCATATTTTCCGAATTTCGGCTAATCCTGACTACGGCTTAGGAGGTAACAATACCCTTCAGGCCCCGGCACCAATCAACTTTGTAAATGAAAGTATTATTTGGGAAACGGTAGAGACCTTGGATGCCGGGATTGATGTATCCTTCTTCAATGACAAGCTTAGCTTATTAGCTACTTACTATCAGCGTACTACCAAAGATTTCCTAATTAATTTGCCTTTACCCCGTATTTCTGGGTTTAATAATGCCCCAGCCAACGTGGGTGAAGTACGAAATACTGGAATTGAACTGGAATTAGGCTACAATACAGTATTTAATAATGGATTTAGTCTTGGAGTAAGCGGTAACTTAACTACTATTAATAATGAGTTAGTTAGCATAACCGACGGTATTAGCGAGTTCACTCAAGGTGAGGGCTACCGCACCGCAGTAGGCTTCCCAATTGGTTATTTCTACGGATACAAAACGGATGGATTGTACCAAAATGATGCTGAGGCGGCCAACGCTTTGGAAGATGTAAATTCGCAGGGAGCCCAGCCGGGAGATATTCGCTTTGTAGATACTAATGGACCGGCTTCCGAAGATGCCCCCGAAGGGCAGCTATTCTCGGGCGAATCTGATGGTGTAATTGACCCTAACGACCGCGCCTACCTGGGTAAAACAATCCCCGATTTCTTCTACGGGCTAAATATTAATGCCGGGTTCAGAAATTTCGATTTATCAATTCTGTTTCAGGGCGTAGAAGGTGTGCAACTATACAACCAGTTTAGAAGGGATGCCGAATCAATGACCGGAGGTATTCGCGCTGAGCAAGCCACTACCCAGAACCGTTGGACTGGTCCCAACACCAGTAACGACATGCCCCGGGCTGTTGCTACTGACCCTAATGATAATAACCGCTTTTCAGATCGGTGGATTGAGGATGGTGACTTCCTTCGTCTAAGAAATATTCAGTTAGGGTATACTTTACCGGAGACTGTAACTGATAAAATTAACTTACGCTTTTACGTTACCGCCACTAATTTATTAACTATTACCCCCTACACCGGACCTGATCCTGAAGTATTTAATGCCCGGGCGGATAATACCGGAAGTCAACTTGAGGCGGGTACTGATCGAGGGAATATCCCCCAAACCAGAATGTTCCAACTAGGTGTTCAAGCCAGATTTTAA